A genomic stretch from Sporocytophaga myxococcoides DSM 11118 includes:
- a CDS encoding SDR family oxidoreductase — MITTTEKVILITGASRGIGAATALLAASRGYHVCVNYVKNEVAANAIVKRVEEGGGKAFACKADVGEEEQVKEMFRLIDLKLGPITALVNNAGTLEHQSKLEGISHERFLRTLKNNILGTFLCSKEAISRMSIRNGGNGGSIVNVSSIGSKTGSPGEYIDYAASKGAIDSFTTGLSKEVAPEGIRVNAVRPGFIYTDIHESGGEPGRIDRIKSTIPMLRGGNPEEVANAILWLLSEEASYTTGAFIDIAGGR, encoded by the coding sequence ATGATTACCACAACAGAGAAAGTTATACTAATTACGGGAGCCAGCAGAGGTATTGGAGCTGCAACGGCGCTTCTGGCAGCTTCTCGTGGATACCATGTTTGCGTAAACTATGTCAAAAATGAAGTAGCTGCCAATGCTATTGTTAAAAGGGTAGAAGAGGGGGGAGGCAAAGCTTTTGCCTGTAAGGCAGATGTTGGAGAGGAAGAACAGGTTAAAGAGATGTTTAGACTGATTGATCTTAAACTCGGTCCAATAACCGCTCTGGTCAATAACGCAGGCACTCTGGAGCATCAATCAAAGTTGGAGGGTATAAGTCATGAGCGATTTTTAAGAACACTTAAAAATAATATCCTAGGAACTTTCTTATGTTCTAAAGAAGCCATTTCACGAATGTCCATCCGTAATGGTGGTAATGGAGGCAGTATTGTGAATGTTTCTTCTATAGGATCAAAAACAGGCTCTCCTGGAGAATATATTGATTATGCTGCTTCTAAAGGCGCTATTGATTCTTTTACAACTGGCCTTTCCAAAGAGGTAGCGCCCGAAGGAATAAGAGTTAATGCGGTAAGACCTGGATTTATTTACACAGATATTCATGAAAGTGGGGGCGAGCCTGGAAGAATAGACAGGATTAAATCAACAATTCCAATGTTGAGGGGTGGGAATCCCGAAGAGGTTGCGAATGCAATTCTTTGGCTGCTATCTGAAGAGGCATCTTATACTACCGGAGCATTTATTGATATTGCAGGAGGCAGATAA
- a CDS encoding YHS domain-containing protein yields MFRNISLSLFLFAGVLATSSCSSPEKKAEKIALEVSSLALDTDPVCKMPIAGHLADTLNFNGKVYGFCNTACKKEFEKNSETYLK; encoded by the coding sequence ATGTTTAGAAATATATCCCTATCTCTTTTCCTATTTGCGGGAGTTTTAGCGACTTCTTCATGTTCTTCACCTGAAAAGAAGGCTGAAAAAATTGCATTGGAGGTATCATCATTAGCCTTAGATACCGACCCTGTCTGTAAAATGCCAATTGCGGGCCATCTGGCTGATACCTTAAATTTCAATGGCAAAGTATATGGCTTCTGCAATACGGCATGTAAAAAGGAATTTGAGAAAAATTCAGAGACTTATCTGAAATAG
- a CDS encoding DUF6928 family protein, which translates to MGWKASAIIVHSGKETDHKSLLTELGFSNLSKIKARTVEEVINPNDNEVYIGRYKNNLIICAPDMPMSFFEETPGHAEKILIDKFPGAEICAIVLHSVVNLWGYSVTKDGQKIRARAGSADDGTFVEFGEPLKEELELLSKSQINAEGRREYIFEDYPDEPMSEDQVGEEFVFEITGKYLGEPLDSCEDFLFETRLEGYSYSKIINSFSASGGKPWWKFW; encoded by the coding sequence ATGGGCTGGAAAGCATCAGCAATCATTGTACATTCAGGTAAGGAAACAGATCATAAATCCTTATTGACTGAATTAGGTTTTTCTAATTTGTCGAAGATTAAAGCTAGGACGGTGGAAGAGGTCATAAATCCGAATGACAATGAAGTCTATATTGGCAGATATAAAAACAATCTTATAATATGTGCTCCTGATATGCCCATGAGTTTCTTTGAGGAAACACCAGGACACGCGGAGAAGATATTGATAGATAAATTCCCGGGTGCAGAAATATGCGCTATTGTTTTGCATAGTGTTGTAAATCTTTGGGGATATTCTGTAACCAAAGATGGACAGAAGATACGTGCCAGAGCAGGAAGCGCAGATGATGGGACTTTTGTGGAATTTGGTGAACCTTTGAAAGAGGAGCTTGAATTATTATCTAAATCTCAGATTAATGCAGAAGGGAGACGTGAGTATATTTTTGAAGACTATCCTGATGAGCCTATGTCTGAAGATCAGGTAGGAGAAGAGTTTGTGTTTGAGATAACTGGCAAGTACCTGGGTGAACCACTTGATAGTTGTGAAGATTTTTTATTCGAGACAAGGCTGGAAGGTTATAGTTATTCCAAAATCATAAATTCTTTTTCAGCAAGTGGGGGCAAGCCTTGGTGGAAGTTTTGGTAA
- a CDS encoding NADPH-dependent FMN reductase: protein MPHIAIISASVRRDRKSHRAALYFKSFIESNNLATVEILDLLEYNFPLFDERLRFQPNPTPQMLDFVSKVKNADGVLIVTPEYNGGYPSSLKNVIDLLYDEWYRKPVAISTVSGGSFGGTQVITSLQFTLWKIRAWTVPAMFPVPTIDKSFDEQGIPVDKAGTDKRATGFINELLWCIEAKKRMES, encoded by the coding sequence ATGCCACATATAGCCATCATCTCAGCAAGCGTAAGAAGAGACAGAAAAAGTCATCGCGCTGCACTTTACTTTAAAAGTTTTATAGAGTCTAATAATCTTGCCACTGTTGAAATACTTGATTTACTGGAATATAATTTCCCTCTCTTTGATGAGCGTCTCAGGTTTCAGCCAAATCCTACCCCCCAAATGCTTGATTTTGTTTCAAAAGTAAAAAATGCTGATGGAGTATTGATTGTGACGCCGGAATATAATGGTGGCTATCCTTCCAGTTTAAAAAATGTAATAGATCTCCTTTATGATGAGTGGTATAGAAAACCTGTAGCTATCTCAACAGTATCCGGAGGGAGTTTTGGTGGTACACAGGTAATTACATCCTTACAGTTCACTTTATGGAAAATTAGGGCCTGGACTGTTCCTGCAATGTTTCCCGTACCAACTATAGATAAATCATTTGATGAACAAGGTATTCCTGTTGACAAAGCTGGAACAGATAAAAGAGCTACCGGATTTATCAATGAGCTTTTATGGTGCATTGAAGCTAAAAAAAGGATGGAATCTTAA
- a CDS encoding toxin-antitoxin system YwqK family antitoxin, producing the protein MKQTIDDMSKRNGRWIWWVDKGSSQGVWITASSNEPQVENGDFISFFPNGIYSQKGTLVNGKLNGTLKVYDIEGKFIKQEFYKQDSLINEKFEEGYNRFYNEEGIMIEEGEIVGGKKNGRWKYYFDDGVLRRINDFKLGQKTGYIITYYPSGIVADSSYRIDGKQIGVAKFWYDNGALEQISNWKENVQVDSMIQFHQNGKIKEISYWRNGKQHGETNGWFENGKPHYKRHYKDGIEECLYKAWYANGNLKVIGYVRNDNPEGEWNLYHENGKLNSKGSFLRGEKKGKWVQYDANGHLQTLDNF; encoded by the coding sequence ATGAAGCAAACCATTGATGATATGTCCAAAAGAAATGGGAGGTGGATCTGGTGGGTTGACAAAGGTAGTTCTCAAGGAGTGTGGATTACGGCTAGCTCGAATGAACCACAAGTAGAGAATGGTGATTTTATATCCTTTTTCCCGAATGGAATATACAGTCAGAAAGGCACTTTGGTGAATGGTAAATTAAATGGAACCCTTAAAGTATATGATATTGAGGGGAAATTTATAAAGCAAGAATTTTATAAACAGGACAGCCTTATAAATGAAAAATTTGAAGAAGGATATAATCGTTTTTATAACGAGGAGGGAATAATGATTGAAGAGGGCGAAATTGTTGGTGGAAAAAAGAATGGAAGGTGGAAATATTACTTTGATGATGGAGTGCTTAGGAGAATAAATGATTTCAAACTAGGACAAAAGACGGGTTATATTATTACCTACTATCCATCTGGTATTGTAGCTGACAGTTCTTATAGAATTGATGGCAAACAAATAGGGGTAGCTAAGTTTTGGTATGATAATGGGGCACTTGAACAAATATCAAACTGGAAAGAAAATGTTCAAGTTGATAGTATGATACAGTTTCATCAAAATGGAAAAATAAAAGAAATCTCCTATTGGAGGAATGGAAAACAACATGGTGAAACAAACGGCTGGTTTGAAAACGGTAAACCTCATTACAAAAGGCATTATAAAGATGGCATTGAAGAATGTTTATATAAGGCATGGTATGCCAATGGAAATTTAAAAGTTATAGGATATGTAAGAAATGATAATCCAGAAGGAGAGTGGAATCTATACCATGAAAATGGTAAACTTAACTCAAAAGGTTCTTTTTTGAGAGGGGAAAAAAAAGGAAAGTGGGTGCAATATGATGCAAACGGACATCTTCAAACTCTAGACAACTTCTGA
- a CDS encoding alpha/beta fold hydrolase encodes MKTKYAPKQTTTSGHTVQINNIEMYYEEYGVGKPLVLLHGFGGCAQNWHPFIAKFSEHHRLIVVDLRGHGYSTNPDNKFTHREAANDVFLLLEKLGIGQFSAMGMSSGGMTLLHMATSQPKRIDAMVLISATTYFPDQARAIMRRASFATMPQQVQEMYRECAKRGDEQIRQLIAQFNAFHENYDDMNFTAQNLSAITARTLVVHGDRDNFFPIEIPVSMYRSIPDAALWIIPGGDHVPIYDSTVPFTSTALRFLDGLSCK; translated from the coding sequence ATGAAAACGAAGTACGCTCCTAAACAGACAACCACTAGCGGGCATACCGTTCAAATCAACAATATTGAGATGTACTACGAGGAGTACGGAGTCGGAAAGCCGCTCGTGCTCTTGCATGGTTTTGGCGGTTGTGCGCAGAATTGGCATCCCTTTATTGCCAAATTCTCAGAGCACCATCGACTGATCGTAGTGGACCTGCGTGGCCATGGTTACTCCACCAATCCCGATAACAAATTCACACATCGTGAAGCAGCCAATGATGTTTTCCTCTTGCTTGAAAAGTTGGGGATTGGTCAGTTCTCAGCAATGGGAATGAGTTCTGGTGGGATGACGCTACTGCACATGGCGACAAGTCAACCCAAACGCATCGACGCGATGGTATTAATTAGTGCAACAACCTATTTCCCCGATCAGGCAAGGGCCATTATGCGCAGAGCTTCGTTTGCCACCATGCCACAACAAGTGCAAGAAATGTATCGGGAATGCGCAAAACGTGGTGACGAACAGATTCGTCAACTCATTGCACAGTTCAATGCGTTTCACGAAAACTATGACGATATGAATTTCACCGCACAAAATTTATCAGCCATTACAGCTCGTACGCTCGTTGTGCACGGTGATCGAGATAACTTTTTTCCCATTGAAATCCCTGTAAGTATGTACCGTTCTATACCGGATGCTGCTTTATGGATTATTCCAGGCGGCGACCACGTTCCTATTTACGATTCAACGGTTCCATTCACCTCAACAGCCCTGCGATTTCTTGATGGGCTTAGCTGCAAGTAG
- a CDS encoding matrixin family metalloprotease, which translates to MKIQLIVFVASILLGCSNDKIVRVGIQPLGNFDSKIVDTISITIQRKYGFKTFILPRASEPQEAFINIKSLRYRADVLIKYLKENKADTLDYIIGLTDYDISVTKRDVFGNVKAPKEKYADWGIFGLGYRPGPSCIISSFRLHSKSKTLYLERLKKVSVHELGHNLGLDHCENTGCVMQDAVESIHTTDKAKLDLCSNCKRELKSWLHQLYSKVVRFQ; encoded by the coding sequence ATGAAAATTCAATTAATAGTTTTTGTTGCGAGCATTTTATTGGGTTGCTCAAATGACAAAATTGTTCGGGTTGGTATTCAACCGTTAGGCAACTTTGATTCGAAAATAGTTGATACGATATCAATAACGATTCAAAGAAAATATGGCTTTAAGACCTTCATCTTGCCTAGAGCATCGGAGCCACAGGAGGCCTTTATAAATATTAAGTCTCTAAGGTATAGAGCTGATGTCTTAATCAAATACCTGAAAGAGAATAAAGCTGATACACTTGACTATATTATAGGATTGACAGATTATGATATCTCGGTAACTAAAAGAGATGTATTTGGAAATGTTAAAGCTCCCAAAGAGAAGTATGCCGATTGGGGAATCTTTGGACTTGGCTATAGACCTGGCCCAAGTTGCATCATTTCCAGTTTTAGATTACACAGCAAATCGAAGACACTTTATCTTGAAAGACTTAAGAAAGTCTCAGTCCATGAATTGGGGCATAATCTGGGATTGGATCATTGTGAAAATACCGGATGTGTGATGCAAGATGCTGTTGAGTCAATTCATACAACTGATAAAGCAAAGTTAGATTTATGCTCAAATTGTAAAAGGGAATTAAAGTCATGGCTACATCAACTGTACTCTAAAGTTGTTAGGTTTCAATAA
- a CDS encoding SRPBCC family protein, with product MKTDLIAQASIEIKTDVRTVWDALVNPKIIKEYLFGTDTYSDWKVGSRISFKGVWEGKPYEDGGIITAIEPEETFKYTYWSSMSGTPDVEENYAHISYDLEEVATGVRLTISQDNIKTEEAREHSEKNWGMVLDSMKKLLEKK from the coding sequence ATGAAAACAGACCTGATAGCTCAAGCTTCCATTGAAATCAAGACAGATGTTAGAACTGTCTGGGATGCTCTCGTTAATCCTAAAATTATTAAAGAATACTTGTTCGGTACGGACACCTATTCCGATTGGAAAGTAGGTAGCAGAATCTCTTTCAAAGGTGTCTGGGAAGGTAAGCCTTATGAAGATGGTGGGATTATTACTGCCATAGAGCCAGAAGAAACTTTTAAATACACCTACTGGAGTTCCATGTCAGGTACACCTGATGTTGAAGAAAATTATGCCCATATCTCTTATGATTTGGAGGAAGTTGCTACAGGAGTGCGCCTGACTATTAGTCAGGACAATATAAAGACTGAGGAGGCTAGGGAACATTCTGAAAAGAATTGGGGTATGGTACTCGACTCAATGAAAAAGTTATTAGAAAAAAAGTAA
- the gap gene encoding type I glyceraldehyde-3-phosphate dehydrogenase: MSKIKIGINGFGRIGRLVFRAAIKRSDVEIVAINDLIDADYMAYMLRYDSTHGKFDGSIEVKNGQLVVNGKAIRISAEKDPAALKWNEVDAEYVVESTGLFLTKETAQKHIQAGAKRVILSAPAKDDTPTFVMGVNHETYTKDLNIISNASCTTNALAPIAKVLNDAFGIVEGLMTTVHAVTATQKTVDGPSAKDWRGGRGAYQNIIPASTGAAKAVGLVIPSLKGKLTGMSFRVPVADVSVVDLTCRLEKPASYEAIKKAVKNASEGKLKGILGYTEDEIVSTDILGDDRTSVFDAKAGISLNDHFVKVVSWYDNEWGFSNKLVDLIAYTSKVK, translated from the coding sequence ATGTCTAAGATAAAAATCGGAATCAACGGATTCGGGAGAATCGGGAGGCTTGTATTCAGAGCAGCTATTAAAAGATCTGATGTAGAAATCGTTGCCATCAACGACCTTATAGATGCTGATTACATGGCATATATGCTCAGATATGATTCTACTCATGGAAAATTTGACGGAAGCATTGAAGTAAAAAATGGCCAGCTTGTTGTGAATGGTAAAGCTATCAGAATCAGTGCAGAAAAAGATCCTGCTGCATTAAAATGGAATGAGGTGGATGCTGAATATGTAGTAGAATCGACAGGCTTGTTCCTAACCAAGGAAACAGCGCAAAAGCACATACAGGCGGGAGCAAAACGTGTGATCCTCTCTGCTCCTGCGAAAGACGACACACCCACGTTTGTAATGGGTGTTAATCACGAAACCTATACAAAAGATCTTAACATCATATCCAACGCCTCTTGCACCACAAATGCCCTTGCTCCTATTGCAAAAGTCCTGAATGATGCATTTGGAATCGTTGAAGGTTTGATGACCACCGTACATGCAGTAACTGCGACACAGAAAACAGTTGACGGCCCTTCTGCCAAAGACTGGAGAGGCGGAAGAGGAGCTTATCAGAATATTATTCCGGCCTCCACTGGAGCAGCAAAAGCAGTAGGACTGGTAATACCTTCCCTTAAAGGCAAACTTACCGGTATGTCTTTCAGAGTGCCTGTTGCAGATGTTTCTGTTGTTGATCTTACATGCCGTCTTGAAAAGCCTGCATCCTATGAAGCCATTAAGAAAGCTGTAAAAAACGCATCAGAAGGTAAGCTTAAAGGTATATTAGGTTATACCGAAGATGAAATTGTCTCTACAGATATTCTTGGAGATGACAGAACCTCTGTTTTTGATGCCAAAGCAGGTATCTCGCTTAATGATCATTTTGTAAAAGTGGTTAGCTGGTATGATAATGAGTGGGGCTTCTCAAACAAACTTGTAGATTTGATTGCTTATACCAGTAAGGTTAAATAA
- a CDS encoding SRPBCC family protein yields the protein MSLIILHTTINAPLEVCFDLSRSIELHQISTKKSDEKVIAGKMSGLISLHETVTWKARHFGLWLQLTSKVTEYNAPNFFVDEMVSGPFKSFRHEHIFEIKEGHTIMTDRFEFQSPLGFLGKFVNGLFLKSYMEKLLTERNLVIKESAEGDAWRELLSRVEV from the coding sequence TTGTCTTTAATTATTCTCCATACTACTATCAATGCTCCGCTTGAAGTTTGTTTTGACTTGTCAAGAAGCATTGAACTTCATCAGATTTCAACAAAAAAATCTGATGAGAAAGTTATTGCTGGCAAAATGTCTGGTCTTATTAGTCTTCACGAAACCGTGACCTGGAAGGCCAGACACTTTGGTCTCTGGCTCCAGCTTACATCAAAGGTTACGGAATACAATGCTCCCAATTTTTTTGTCGATGAAATGGTCAGCGGTCCATTTAAGTCATTCAGACATGAGCATATTTTTGAGATAAAGGAAGGCCACACAATAATGACCGATCGTTTTGAATTTCAGTCTCCGCTTGGGTTTCTTGGTAAATTTGTGAATGGGTTATTTTTGAAATCATATATGGAAAAATTACTAACTGAGCGAAACCTGGTAATTAAAGAATCTGCCGAGGGAGATGCCTGGCGGGAACTATTATCCAGAGTTGAAGTCTAG
- a CDS encoding DJ-1/PfpI family protein — MKIAYVIFEGITWLDFIGIYDPLSRLKSLKYIPDLEWDICSYTESNKDNFGLEVKATKINSDLGAYDVIIVPGGFGTRKLQFDKDFINWLKTSEKVKNKISICTGSLLLGAAGFLKDKTATVNFMEYETLAPYCKTVSKERIVEDGNVITAGAVSASIDLGLYLCKKWAGDEAAKEIRRRMDYHG, encoded by the coding sequence ATGAAAATAGCATACGTAATTTTTGAAGGCATTACCTGGCTTGACTTTATTGGCATCTATGACCCATTAAGCAGACTCAAATCACTTAAATATATTCCAGATTTGGAATGGGATATCTGCTCTTACACGGAAAGTAATAAAGATAACTTTGGACTTGAAGTAAAGGCTACCAAAATCAACAGTGATCTTGGAGCATACGATGTCATCATAGTCCCTGGCGGATTTGGCACAAGAAAACTTCAATTTGATAAAGACTTTATTAACTGGCTAAAGACCTCAGAAAAAGTAAAGAATAAGATTTCTATTTGCACAGGAAGTCTGCTTCTCGGGGCTGCAGGTTTTTTAAAAGACAAAACAGCCACTGTAAATTTTATGGAGTATGAAACTCTAGCGCCTTATTGCAAAACCGTAAGTAAAGAAAGAATTGTTGAAGATGGCAATGTAATTACAGCCGGAGCTGTTTCTGCATCCATAGACCTTGGGCTTTATCTCTGTAAAAAATGGGCAGGAGATGAAGCTGCCAAGGAGATAAGGAGAAGAATGGATTATCATGGTTGA
- a CDS encoding MBOAT family O-acyltransferase — translation MIFNSIHFLEFILIFIPLYYFFKGKLRLWFTLGASYFFYGYWDYRFLALVLASTIFEYNLALYLEKTEDEKKRKRLLITSIIFNLVTLGFFKYFNFFIESTNGVLGLFGTGTIHNTLHIILPIGISFYTFQAISYTTDIYKRKIKAETDFAAFSVYSIFFAKLTAGPILRAHDFLPQLKTDQKFTWDNFETGLARILLGFAKKIIIADSLGSFVGTAFAFPEKYSSLYLIIGIIFYSFQIYCDFSGYSDIAIGLARILGYRFPQNFNFPYLAKNFSEFWSRWHMSLSSWLREYLYIPLGGNRNGKFNAYRNLMITMLLGGLWHGANWTFVVWGGLNGVYLVAQRLILPTTDRIAKVVPKQLFVPTAMIIVFLLTCFSRIFFRSNDFESAFEMIKGIFAFNDMSFGHLPNKFVIIKNIGLVSILMILEYVHQSYDFEDLVLKSPSFKIITFSLILWLIALFGTFSDSQFIYIQF, via the coding sequence ATGATTTTTAACAGCATCCACTTTTTAGAATTCATTCTTATATTCATACCATTATATTACTTTTTCAAGGGAAAGTTAAGATTATGGTTTACCCTGGGCGCAAGTTATTTCTTCTATGGGTATTGGGACTATCGCTTTCTGGCACTGGTTCTTGCATCGACGATTTTTGAGTATAACCTTGCGTTGTACCTGGAGAAGACAGAAGATGAGAAAAAGAGAAAGAGACTACTGATTACCAGCATAATATTCAATCTGGTTACTTTAGGTTTCTTCAAGTACTTCAATTTCTTTATAGAATCAACCAATGGAGTATTAGGTTTATTCGGAACCGGGACCATTCACAACACCCTTCATATTATTCTGCCCATTGGTATTTCATTTTATACCTTTCAGGCAATAAGCTACACAACAGACATTTACAAAAGAAAGATAAAAGCAGAAACTGACTTTGCGGCGTTTTCAGTTTACTCAATCTTCTTTGCGAAGCTTACAGCTGGCCCAATATTGCGAGCCCATGACTTTTTACCACAGCTTAAAACAGATCAGAAATTCACCTGGGACAATTTTGAAACCGGGCTTGCCAGGATACTTTTAGGATTTGCAAAAAAAATAATCATTGCTGACTCCCTCGGTTCTTTTGTGGGAACTGCATTTGCGTTTCCTGAAAAATACTCGTCGCTGTATCTCATCATCGGAATCATATTTTATTCTTTCCAGATATACTGCGACTTTTCCGGGTATTCCGATATTGCAATAGGACTTGCGAGAATACTGGGATATCGTTTCCCTCAGAACTTCAACTTCCCTTACCTAGCTAAAAACTTTTCAGAGTTCTGGAGTCGCTGGCACATGTCACTTTCCAGCTGGCTTAGAGAATACCTTTATATACCGCTTGGAGGTAATCGTAATGGTAAATTCAATGCCTACAGAAACCTTATGATCACTATGCTGCTTGGAGGGCTCTGGCATGGCGCCAACTGGACATTCGTAGTCTGGGGTGGATTAAATGGAGTATACCTTGTGGCTCAACGCCTTATTCTGCCAACAACCGACAGAATTGCAAAGGTAGTCCCAAAACAATTATTCGTTCCTACTGCAATGATAATTGTATTTCTACTAACCTGTTTCTCAAGAATATTTTTCAGAAGCAATGACTTTGAAAGTGCATTTGAAATGATAAAAGGGATATTCGCTTTTAATGACATGTCTTTCGGGCATTTGCCTAATAAGTTTGTTATTATCAAAAATATAGGACTGGTATCTATCTTAATGATTCTGGAGTATGTTCATCAAAGCTATGATTTTGAAGATCTGGTTTTAAAATCTCCATCATTTAAAATCATCACATTTTCATTAATACTCTGGTTGATTGCACTGTTCGGTACATTCAGTGACTCTCAATTCATTTATATTCAATTTTAA
- a CDS encoding YdeI/OmpD-associated family protein, translating to MAKSKTEMPLVNADYILEKISGKGGWTYVVINEIPPDKRAKFGWVKVKGSIDNFELSQYKLMPMGNGKLFLPVRAEIRKKIKKQKGDKVRVILYLDERPLGIPEEIMECFNNEPKEVFQNFSAFTEGEQKVYLDWIYEAKKEDTKAERIVKMMDRLAENKRLHDL from the coding sequence ATGGCTAAATCAAAAACTGAAATGCCACTTGTTAATGCTGATTATATTCTTGAGAAGATTTCCGGCAAAGGAGGGTGGACATACGTTGTCATCAATGAAATTCCACCAGACAAAAGGGCAAAATTTGGGTGGGTAAAAGTTAAAGGTAGTATTGATAACTTTGAGCTAAGTCAATATAAACTTATGCCTATGGGAAATGGAAAGTTATTCTTACCTGTCAGGGCCGAGATAAGAAAGAAAATCAAAAAACAGAAAGGAGATAAAGTCAGGGTAATTCTTTATCTGGATGAGCGTCCATTAGGCATTCCAGAAGAGATAATGGAATGTTTTAATAATGAACCTAAAGAAGTCTTTCAAAATTTCTCAGCTTTTACAGAAGGTGAACAAAAGGTTTATCTTGATTGGATTTACGAAGCTAAAAAGGAAGATACCAAGGCTGAAAGGATCGTGAAGATGATGGATAGATTAGCAGAAAATAAGAGGTTACATGACCTTTAA
- a CDS encoding YciI family protein, translating to MFIVSLSYKKEISEVEKFIDLHIRFLDKYYSEKKFIFSGRKNPRTGGVILVRNVSREALMEIIHQDPFYQNEIADYDITEVIPTKYDEDFACFTE from the coding sequence ATGTTTATTGTTTCATTATCATACAAAAAAGAAATCAGCGAAGTAGAAAAGTTCATTGATCTTCATATCCGATTTTTAGATAAATATTATTCTGAAAAGAAATTCATCTTTTCAGGAAGGAAAAACCCTCGGACTGGGGGTGTCATATTGGTTCGTAATGTAAGTAGGGAAGCTTTAATGGAAATTATCCACCAAGATCCTTTTTATCAAAATGAAATTGCGGATTATGACATCACTGAAGTAATACCGACTAAATATGATGAAGACTTTGCTTGTTTTACAGAATAA
- a CDS encoding T9SS type A sorting domain-containing protein: MKKFFTLVLILTVYNSGSLLACSWFTQSFCETINNKSFVAKGKIVSYQEKSIRVKLLQTLIGEESADTIIVWDEKDETCMDEVYSMSARNMGEIGDTIFFTVEKIAEKKNDWDQINDYRYLGHYISTTFLHVQNDTVNGFISGVDLAPVEYKVLRLALNIFLERFQDCKEKGAIVITSNINAEEAKALSLFPNPAENLLNIDFSPSQKVYQSIVIKNQWGHQVKTIDISASSNIIQIDMSDIAPGVVFVELVGDGFTDRRKIVKVQ; this comes from the coding sequence ATGAAAAAATTTTTTACGCTGGTACTGATCCTGACAGTATATAATTCAGGGTCACTTTTAGCTTGCAGCTGGTTTACCCAATCTTTTTGCGAAACAATTAATAATAAATCCTTTGTTGCAAAAGGGAAAATCGTCTCTTATCAAGAAAAGTCTATCAGGGTAAAATTATTACAAACTCTTATAGGCGAAGAAAGCGCAGATACAATTATAGTATGGGATGAGAAAGATGAAACCTGTATGGATGAGGTTTATTCCATGTCTGCAAGAAATATGGGAGAAATAGGAGATACAATATTTTTTACTGTTGAAAAAATAGCTGAAAAGAAAAATGACTGGGATCAGATTAACGATTACAGGTATTTGGGGCATTATATAAGTACTACCTTTCTTCATGTTCAAAATGATACGGTAAATGGATTTATTAGTGGAGTAGATTTGGCGCCTGTTGAATATAAAGTGTTAAGGTTAGCTTTAAATATTTTTTTAGAGAGGTTTCAAGATTGCAAAGAGAAGGGAGCTATAGTTATAACCTCAAATATAAATGCAGAAGAAGCTAAGGCATTAAGTCTATTTCCCAATCCTGCAGAAAATCTGCTCAATATTGATTTTAGCCCAAGTCAAAAAGTATATCAGTCAATTGTAATCAAAAATCAGTGGGGGCATCAGGTAAAAACTATTGATATATCTGCGTCCTCAAATATCATTCAGATAGATATGTCTGATATAGCTCCGGGAGTTGTATTTGTTGAGCTTGTTGGTGATGGATTTACAGATCGGAGAAAGATTGTTAAGGTTCAATAG